The DNA segment TTAATTCAGCGAGAATACGGACAGAGCTAACTCATTTACCGCTGACCAGATTTTCCGTTGGTCTTAACCCCATAACTTCTTCACACGTGACAACTGCATCAGAAAATGTAATGGCGTTATCCGCCCCACACACCGGCAACCCCTTAATTGGTAGATCCCATAAGACGTTAACTTGTTGTAACATGACAGTTGTTTCTCCCAACGGGAGATGAAATGTGTGGGTTTCGGGCCTCCAACGCTCAACCAACAACGTTATTAACGAGTGGTCTATATAACGGTACCCACTATCCAATATCCCACCAAATCCTGCTACACGTATGTAACCTTCCACACGTGGTCCAATAGGATTTTGCTTCACAAACTTCCAGAACGAACGATCAGAACGCATGATGTTTATGGGTGACCGGAAATTTTCCGAGTGCTTATAAACCTCTAATGCACGGTGTTTATTGTGCAAAAACAAAACCTCGTTACTGAGAGGACCGAGATTCAATTCATAACTCATTTTCAAGGTACCTATGAACACTCAAAAAATTGCAGCCCACCAAAAGACACTCTTTTGGGGTTTTAACCCCCTAATTATGCAAAAATTCTAACTGAATATTTTAACGACCATCCATGGTAAGGATCGCTCGAGTTTAAAGATTGCAACCACTAGAACCATATTTGTAATTATTGAAGTCTGGTGATCAACTATGGAAAAATTGTAAACCCTAGAGATGTACTAGTCATCAACACTAAAACCTTACCTTATTGTAACCAAACACAAGAAATTCATCACCTTGAAAATGAGTTATGAATTGAATCTCGGTCCTCTCAGTAACGAGGTTTTGTTTTTGCACAATGAAAACCGTGCATTAGAGGTTTATAAGCACCCAAAAAATTTCTGGTCACCCATAAACATCAAGCATTCTGATCGTTCATCCTGGAAGTTTGTGAAGCAAAATCCTATCAGACCACATGTGGAAGGTTACATACGTGTAGCAGGATTTGGTGGGATATTGGATAGTGGGTACCGTTATATAGACCACTCGTTAGTAACGGTGTTGGTTGAGCGTTGGAGGCCCGAAACCCACACGTTTCATCTCCCTTTGGGAGAAACATCTGTCTCAAGAAGTTAACGTCTTGTGGGGCCTACCAATTAAGGGGGTGCCGGTGTGTGGGACGAATAACATTACATTTTCTGATGCAGCTGTCACGTGTGAAGAAGTTCTAGGGTTTAGGCTAGCGGGAAATCTGGTTAGCGATAAACGAGTTAGCTCTGTCCGTATTCTCGCTGAATTAAAGTATAGTTTTTCAGAAGTTGACGCAACAGACGATCGGTGCATTATACGTGCATGTTTAATAATTTTTTATCTAATAGGTTGTACAACATTTCAAGATAATTCGAACAACTGGATTAATCTGCATTTTTTACAATACCTACA comes from the Helianthus annuus cultivar XRQ/B chromosome 4, HanXRQr2.0-SUNRISE, whole genome shotgun sequence genome and includes:
- the LOC110933542 gene encoding serine/threonine-protein phosphatase 7 long form homolog; translated protein: MSYELNLGPLSNEVLFLHNKHRALEVYKHSENFRSPINIMRSDRSFWKFVKQNPIGPRVEGYIRVAGFGGILDSGYRYIDHSLITLLVERWRPETHTFHLPLGETTVMLQQVNVLWDLPIKGLPVCGADNAITFSDAVVTCEEVMGLRPTENLVSGCTTFQDNSNNSINLHFLLYLHDLISCANINWGSAVLSCFWKGSLNHVDAPTHYLRSYRSQIQSVHERMFFWTLHDDVIGRLPGICTSGRDSWKSACPLISRRV